The following coding sequences are from one Ornithodoros turicata isolate Travis chromosome 1, ASM3712646v1, whole genome shotgun sequence window:
- the LOC135387510 gene encoding uncharacterized protein LOC135387510, with protein sequence MAEHSIVEHSIEDFAEMDDAITSWEDTKAAFRKRYGLGDKFNAKQMMLAATQCVGESSANFAFRKLELVDKSEYPTVQKDKCEVIIESFLASVKKHFFDKEFTSLDDLLESLLRYDRLTASHKPKEQEKGQKQVRSKAEQVFHISPTPRTLPPTRSFPEQRSGISQKSPTGNMQKTTPVKPKQLPELRARPAPRNAESPRTSPRSKNHREVQTRVYGRRNVTDFGKQITDLSDTCIEALVVNHVKCSIPAATTKVIPITLNGRRQLALLDSGSSRSLLNASVADALGLHIAASSVRLEGANGQLLIVKAQVKATVLADDQTLDHPFIVVPQLQADRVLLGNDFLESSQAVIECSRDTFQVTANTSRQRVRLLKQVVVPPRSRKSVKVKVFNHEDAVMVTSTDLSTKRFGLDVEPINASDVGHCLVQPHAIPTKDVVPVAQRPRRLSPAQRDLVKAMIKDLVDAGLRKKDGSTRMCVDYRKLNAVTEDSVYPFPLIEDALQALTGCKYFSVMDLAPGFHQIPMKEEDIEKIAFVTPWGLYEYLRMPFGLKGAPFTCQREVDAVIDDAKLNYALVYMDDCVVYGNTFDEHLDHLTTILQRFKGADLKLKTQKCSFFSTKISYLGHVVTRHCVSPDPAKESVKQSPFFLVYGRDPVLPLDVVFNRQELGELKDVENYTALVHQRLMRARQLAAENIKLAQERQKSYFDRGRKDITFEKGRLVLLRSPPTDIKGSKKFIGPFRLVARLNPVNYEIELEDESRSDIVHVEKLFV encoded by the exons ATGGCGGAACATTCCATTGTGGAACATTCTATCGAGGACTTCGCTGAGATGGACGACGCG ATTACTTCATgggaagatacgaaggcagcttTCCGCAAGCGCTACGGACTAGGAGACAAGTTTAATGCGAAACAGATGATGCTTGCTGCGACCCAGTGTGTCGGAGAGAGCTCCGCGAACTTTGCGTTCCGAAAACTGGAACTTGTGGATAAGAGCGAGTATCCTACAGTGCAAAAGGACAAGTGTGAAGTAATCATCGAGTCATTTCTGGCAAGTGTCAAGAAACATTTCTTCGACAAGGAGTTCACCTCCCTAGATGATCTCCTGGAGTCATTGCTTCGGTACGACAGACTGACTGCATCTCACAAGCCCAAGGAGCAAGAGAAGGGACAAAAGCAAGTTCGTAGCAAAGCTGAACAAGTATTTCACATCTCGCCGACTCCTCGTACATTGCCTCCTACGCGAAGTTTCCCAGAACAGCGCTCAGGGATCTCTCAAAAGTCTCCAACAGGAAATATGCAGAAGACCACTCCCGTCAAGCCTAAGCAATTACCGGAGCTACGAGCACGTCCAGCGCCACGAAACGCTGAGTCACCTAGGACATCTCCCAGGTCAAAGAATCACCGCGAGGTCCAAA CAAGGGTTTATGGCAGGCGCAACGTCACCGATTTCGGGAAACAAATCACTGATCTCTCTGACACCTGCATCGAGGCATTAGTTGTGAATCACGTCAAGTGCAGTATACCAGCAGCTACTACGAAGGTCATCCCTATCACTCTGAACGGACGTCGACAATTAGCGCTTTTAGACTCTGGTTCTTCAAGGTCCCTGTTGAATGCGAGTGTTGCTGATGCGCTAGGACTTCATATTGCAGCATCATCTGTGCGACTGGAAGGAGCCAACGGTCAACTCCTCATAGTTAAAGCGCAGGTCAAAGCAACAGTCTTAGCTGATGACCAGACTCTCGACCACCCATTCATCGTTGTCCCTCAATTGCAAGCAGACAGAGTGTTGTTGGGGAATGATTTCCTCGAGTCCTCCCAGGCTGTTATTGAGTGCAGCAGAGATACCTTCCAAGTAACTGCCAACACATCTAGGCAACGGGTTCGGCTGTTGAAACAAGTTGTGGTACCTCCCCGCTCTCGAAAGTCAGTGAAGGTCAAAGTATTCAACCACGAGGATGCGGTCATGGTGACAAGCACAGACCTCTCTACAAAACGGTTTGGACTGGACGTGGAACCCAT AAATGCTAGCGACGTTGGACACTGCTTGGTTCAGCCTCACGCAATTCCAACAAAGGATGTGGTACCAGTAGCTCAGCGACCAAGGCGGCTATCACCAGCACAAAGAGACCTCGTCAAAGCGATGATCAAAGACCTCGTTGACGCTGGCTTG AGAAAAAAGGATGGATCTACACGCATGTGTGTGGACTACAGAAAACTCAATGCCGTAACAGAAGATTCCGTGTATCCTTTTCCCCTCATTGAAGATGCCCTACAAGCCTTGACAGGTTGCAAGTACTTCTCAGTCATGGACCTTGCACCTGGGTTTCATCAAATTCCGATGAAAGAAGAGGACATTGAGAAGATTGCCTTCGTAACGCCTTGGGGTCTTTACGAGTATCTGAGGATGCCTTTCGGATTAAAAGGAGCACCGTTCACTTGCCAAAGAGAAGTCGACGCAGTAATCGACGATGCCAAATTAAATTATGCCCTCGTGTACATGGACGACTGCGTTGTTTACGGCAATACTTTTGACGAACACCTGGATCATCTGACTACCATTCTTCAACGCTTTAAAGGGGCAGACTTAAAGCTCAAGACACAGAAATGTTCATTCTTTTCTACCAAGATATCTTACTTGGGACACGTTGTTACGAGACACTGCGTATCACCTGATCCTGCAAAG GAATCGGTCAAACAGTCACCGTTCTTCTTGGTCTACGGCCGTGACCCTGTTCTACCCCTCGACGTGGTCTTCAACCGCCAGGAGCTTGGTGAACTAAAGGACGTCGAGAACTACACTGCACTGGTTCACCAAAGACTCATGCGTGCAAGGCAACTGGCTGCAGAAAACATCAAGCTTGCCCAAGAGAGGCAAAAGTCTTACTTTGATCGAGGACGCAAGGACATAACTTTTGAGAAGGGACGGTTAGTTCTTCTGAGGAGTCCACCTACTGACATAAAGGGTTCAAAGAAGTTCATCGGACCATTCCGACTGGTGGCTCGTCTGAATCCTGTGAACTACGAGATAGAGTTGGAAGATGAGTCCAGAAGCGACATAGTCCACGTCGAAAAGCTATTCGTATAA